From Candidatus Nitricoxidivorans perseverans, the proteins below share one genomic window:
- a CDS encoding type II secretion system GspH family protein: MHILNRLPVKVTPAPHAAPSGPALSRGFTLTEMAVVLVIVALLIGGMLMPLSAQQDIRHVTETERILSDVREAMIGYAASHSATDTKPYLPCPDTDDDGAENRLGPACVNQEGRIPWADIGLGRTDAWNNRFRYRVTAAFSNSATGFLLTSNGTLRVCTDSTCTTSVANNIPVAIVSHGKNGAGAFNTTGGNNAAPVGADELENTDLDDNFVSKTPSANFDDLVAWLSPNILFNRMIAAGKLP; encoded by the coding sequence ATGCATATCCTGAACCGATTGCCCGTCAAAGTGACTCCCGCGCCTCACGCCGCCCCGTCGGGGCCGGCTCTTTCGCGCGGCTTCACGCTCACCGAGATGGCGGTGGTGCTGGTGATCGTCGCGCTGCTGATCGGCGGCATGCTGATGCCTCTGTCGGCGCAGCAGGACATACGCCACGTCACGGAAACGGAGAGAATCCTCAGCGATGTGCGCGAAGCCATGATCGGCTATGCGGCGAGCCACAGCGCGACCGACACGAAGCCCTATCTGCCCTGCCCCGACACCGACGACGACGGCGCCGAGAATCGGTTGGGGCCCGCCTGCGTCAATCAGGAGGGGCGCATTCCCTGGGCGGATATCGGTCTTGGCCGGACCGACGCATGGAACAACCGCTTCCGCTACCGCGTGACGGCGGCATTCTCGAACAGCGCAACCGGATTCCTCTTGACCAGCAACGGGACGCTGCGCGTTTGCACCGACAGTACCTGTACGACAAGCGTCGCCAACAACATTCCCGTGGCCATCGTCTCTCATGGCAAGAACGGAGCGGGCGCGTTCAACACGACAGGGGGCAACAATGCGGCTCCCGTCGGTGCCGATGAACTGGAAAACACCGACCTCGACGACAATTTTGTCAGCAAGACGCCTTCCGCCAACTTCGACGACCTTGTCGCCTGGCTCTCCCCCAACATCCTCTTCAACCGCATGATCGCCGCCGGCAAGCTGCCTTGA
- the ubiA gene encoding 4-hydroxybenzoate octaprenyltransferase, whose product MAEIRGKLDQYERLMRLDKPIGVLLLLWPTLWGLWLASRGRPDPEVAWIFILGTVLMRSAGCVINDVADRDFDRHVERTKERPLTAGRVSVKEAMALFGILVLLAFLLVLPLLTPLLFGLASIALFLAASYPFTKRFFAIPQAYLGVSFGFGIPMAYAAVLGHVPWTAWALLAANVFWAVAYDTEYAMVDREDDLRIGIRTSAITFGRFDVAAVMLCYGMALGILAWIGTRLGFGLFYFGGLFAATGIALHHWRLIRGRERMKCFKAFLHNNWLGAAVFAGIVGELNLRPLP is encoded by the coding sequence ATGGCTGAAATCCGCGGAAAGCTCGATCAATACGAGCGCTTGATGCGGCTGGACAAGCCGATCGGCGTCCTGCTGCTGCTCTGGCCGACGCTGTGGGGGCTGTGGCTGGCTTCCCGAGGCCGGCCGGATCCGGAAGTCGCCTGGATATTCATCCTCGGCACGGTGCTGATGCGCTCGGCCGGTTGTGTCATCAACGATGTTGCCGACCGGGATTTCGACCGCCATGTCGAGCGCACGAAAGAGCGCCCGCTGACCGCCGGCCGAGTCAGCGTGAAAGAGGCGATGGCGCTGTTCGGCATCCTGGTGCTGCTGGCCTTCTTGCTCGTCCTGCCGCTGCTCACACCCTTGTTGTTCGGCCTGGCCTCGATCGCCCTGTTCTTGGCGGCGAGCTATCCTTTCACCAAGCGGTTCTTCGCCATTCCGCAGGCCTACCTGGGCGTCAGCTTCGGCTTCGGCATCCCCATGGCCTACGCCGCCGTCCTCGGCCATGTGCCCTGGACGGCCTGGGCGCTGCTCGCGGCCAATGTCTTCTGGGCCGTGGCCTACGACACCGAATATGCGATGGTCGACCGCGAGGACGACCTCCGCATCGGCATCCGCACCTCGGCCATCACCTTCGGGCGCTTCGACGTGGCGGCGGTGATGCTCTGCTACGGCATGGCGCTCGGCATCCTCGCCTGGATCGGCACACGGCTCGGCTTCGGCCTCTTCTACTTCGGCGGCCTCTTCGCCGCCACGGGCATCGCCCTCCACCACTGGAGGCTGATCCGCGGCCGGGAGCGCATGAAATGCTTCAAGGCCTTCCTGCACAACAACTGGCTCGGCGCGGCGGTATTCGCCGGCATCGTCGGCGAACTGAACCTGAGGCCGTTGCCATGA
- a CDS encoding HAMP domain-containing histidine kinase: MKFPPAPARFAITLAGRRWLLLGLLAFLHLVLLQEPNNPLGQVLFVAHLGLFILWQPFIRAEQRISPLALLLVIGAVLASAIGLGWWLLGIWLMLLAGIVGGKVFLFEARWTKMFYLLALAYLVVALLLLALPQLMPAGLRSPTEPFALLARFGLPALLLLMAFLPEEKEIEGQAEIIDFVYSVFIFLLLAVLAMGSVALMLLGGHDYADSLLMALLVIGTVLLILGWVWNPRIGFSGVGTVFSRYLLSIGLPVERWLHALADLAQRQDDPEAFVAEACADMARRLPWVTGGDWASGTRRGEFGSRSGQRTEFRYGILVIGIHTRHALSPSLLWHFNLLAQLVGEFHADKVRARQLERLTYVQAIHETGARLTHDVKNLLQSLRTLCAAAGDERNEPPREFIALLRRQLPAIAQRLGQTLEKLQAPGRRAGERLDAASWWEGIRRRYAGSGIEFTVEGAIDAGAQVPAPLFDNVAENLLENAIDKRRLAAWLRISITLRVAAGNGAALEVCDNGEAIPAALVADLLDAAVRSENGLGIGLYQAARLAEANGHELKLAENRPGRVCFRLAPVQAEAGLRPINR, from the coding sequence ATGAAATTCCCTCCCGCCCCGGCACGCTTCGCGATCACCCTGGCCGGCCGCCGCTGGCTGCTTCTGGGGCTGCTTGCCTTCCTGCATCTTGTGCTGCTGCAGGAGCCGAATAACCCGCTAGGGCAGGTGCTGTTCGTCGCTCATCTCGGCCTGTTCATTCTCTGGCAGCCTTTTATCCGGGCGGAGCAGCGGATATCCCCCCTGGCGCTGCTGCTCGTGATCGGGGCCGTGCTGGCGTCGGCCATCGGGCTCGGCTGGTGGCTACTGGGCATCTGGCTGATGCTGCTGGCCGGCATCGTCGGCGGCAAGGTGTTCCTGTTCGAGGCCCGCTGGACCAAGATGTTCTACCTGCTGGCGCTGGCCTATCTGGTCGTCGCGCTGCTGCTGCTGGCCCTGCCGCAACTGATGCCGGCGGGGCTGCGCTCCCCCACGGAGCCGTTCGCGCTGCTGGCGCGTTTCGGGCTGCCGGCGCTGCTGCTTCTGATGGCTTTCCTGCCGGAAGAGAAGGAGATCGAGGGACAGGCGGAGATTATCGATTTCGTCTACAGCGTATTCATCTTCCTGCTGCTGGCGGTGTTGGCGATGGGCAGCGTGGCCCTGATGCTGCTGGGGGGGCACGACTATGCCGATTCGCTGCTGATGGCGTTGCTGGTCATCGGCACCGTACTGCTGATTCTGGGCTGGGTCTGGAACCCCCGCATCGGATTTTCCGGCGTCGGCACGGTGTTTTCCCGCTATCTGCTGTCGATCGGACTGCCGGTGGAGCGCTGGCTCCATGCCCTGGCCGACTTGGCGCAACGTCAGGACGATCCGGAAGCCTTCGTCGCCGAGGCCTGCGCGGACATGGCGCGGCGCCTGCCATGGGTGACGGGAGGCGATTGGGCCAGCGGGACGCGCCGGGGCGAATTCGGCAGCCGCAGCGGCCAACGCACGGAATTCCGCTACGGCATCCTGGTCATCGGCATCCACACGCGCCATGCGCTGAGCCCGTCGCTGCTCTGGCATTTCAACCTGCTGGCGCAGCTGGTTGGCGAGTTCCATGCCGACAAGGTGCGCGCGCGGCAGCTTGAACGCTTGACCTACGTCCAGGCCATCCATGAGACCGGCGCCCGCCTGACCCACGATGTCAAGAACCTGCTGCAATCGCTGCGCACGCTTTGCGCCGCCGCCGGTGACGAAAGGAATGAACCGCCTCGGGAGTTTATTGCGCTGTTGCGCCGCCAGTTGCCCGCCATCGCCCAGCGCCTCGGACAGACCCTGGAGAAACTCCAAGCGCCAGGCCGAAGGGCGGGCGAACGCCTCGATGCGGCATCGTGGTGGGAAGGCATCCGCCGCCGCTATGCCGGCAGCGGCATTGAATTCACGGTCGAGGGCGCAATCGATGCCGGCGCGCAGGTGCCGGCGCCGCTGTTCGACAACGTGGCGGAAAACCTTCTGGAGAACGCGATCGACAAGCGTCGCTTGGCGGCGTGGCTGCGCATATCGATCACGCTGCGGGTGGCAGCCGGAAACGGCGCGGCACTGGAGGTGTGCGACAACGGAGAAGCCATTCCCGCCGCGCTGGTCGCCGATCTGCTGGATGCCGCGGTGCGCTCCGAAAACGGTCTTGGCATCGGGCTCTATCAGGCAGCGCGCCTGGCGGAGGCGAACGGGCATGAGTTGAAGCTGGCCGAGAACCGGCCGGGGCGGGTGTGTTTCCGGCTTGCGCCCGTTCAGGCGGAGGCCGGTTTGCGACCTATCAACCGGTAG
- a CDS encoding HU family DNA-binding protein, giving the protein MNKSELVEIAAKEAAISKAAAEKVLTAMMGAVVKAVSKGDSVTLVGFGTFKSSKRAARAGINPKTGEKLKIAATTVPRFTAGAGFKAAVGGKKAAKKK; this is encoded by the coding sequence ATGAACAAATCCGAGCTGGTCGAAATCGCCGCCAAGGAAGCCGCCATCAGCAAAGCTGCTGCCGAGAAGGTCCTGACCGCCATGATGGGCGCCGTCGTCAAGGCCGTTTCAAAGGGTGATTCCGTGACCCTGGTGGGCTTCGGCACCTTCAAGTCGTCCAAGCGCGCCGCCCGTGCCGGCATCAACCCGAAGACCGGCGAGAAGCTGAAAATCGCTGCCACCACGGTGCCCCGTTTCACCGCCGGCGCCGGCTTCAAGGCCGCCGTGGGCGGCAAGAAAGCCGCCAAAAAGAAATAA
- a CDS encoding prepilin-type N-terminal cleavage/methylation domain-containing protein: MPRNQSGFTLVEIAIVLVIIGLLLGGVLKGQELINSAKVKNFATDFRNIPLFIYGYQDKFKALPGDDPSAVTHLGAGGAGTDATVQIALATGGGTAGNGVIDGFWDSFAVADESYVFWQHVRRANLAAGPTDTANATYAPTNADGGRIGIEAGVAGFISGLNGTYIVCSTGILGKFAKQLDTTMDNGDTETGTMRTVTTGHPRNTVAPAMNTLNDANSYTVCLAL; the protein is encoded by the coding sequence ATGCCCAGGAATCAATCCGGCTTCACCCTCGTCGAAATCGCCATCGTCCTCGTCATCATCGGCCTGCTGCTCGGCGGCGTGCTGAAGGGTCAGGAGTTGATCAACAGCGCGAAGGTCAAGAACTTCGCGACTGACTTCCGCAATATCCCACTATTTATCTATGGGTATCAGGACAAATTCAAAGCTCTACCCGGCGACGATCCAAGCGCCGTTACTCACTTGGGAGCGGGCGGCGCGGGTACGGACGCAACCGTGCAAATAGCGCTCGCCACGGGGGGAGGGACCGCTGGCAATGGAGTTATTGACGGTTTTTGGGACTCCTTCGCCGTAGCTGACGAGTCGTATGTGTTCTGGCAACATGTTCGCAGAGCAAATCTTGCCGCGGGACCAACCGACACGGCAAATGCGACTTATGCGCCGACTAATGCCGATGGTGGCCGCATCGGCATTGAAGCGGGCGTGGCTGGCTTCATCAGCGGTTTGAACGGTACATATATTGTTTGCTCCACGGGTATTCTCGGAAAATTCGCAAAACAACTCGATACGACCATGGATAATGGGGATACCGAAACGGGGACCATGCGCACCGTCACAACGGGTCATCCCCGAAACACCGTTGCGCCTGCGATGAACACCCTCAACGACGCCAATTCCTACACGGTATGCCTTGCTCTTTGA
- a CDS encoding ATPase, T2SS/T4P/T4SS family gives MNSPTPHRRPIGQILISQSVISEDQLRIALLEQMKSNQPVGRLLVSLGFVSEATLRDALGESLGQKSVDLERAIVDPAALRLVPREIAKRHNLLPMDYSADPYRLTVAISDTNNIVALDKLRALVPHDLLIETLLAGESEIARAIDQYYGHELSIDGILHEIETGEIDYRSLSASLDEYSQPVVRLVDALLTDAVKREASDIHFEPEANFLRIRYRIDGLLRQIRALHKSYWAAMAVRIKVMSGMNIAETRAPQDGRISLNISGRMVDFRASAQPTIHGENIVLRILDRQKGIVSLDQIGLDESKLDLLKLMLARPEGIILVTGPTGSGKTTTLYSVLNHINAEGINIMTLEDPVEYPMTMIRQTSVAEAAKLDFANGIRSMMRQDPDVILVGEIRDADTAEMAFRAAMTGHQVYSTLHTNSSIGAIPRLLDIGILPDIMAGNIIGVIAQRLVRRLCLHCRKPYPAEAHERRLLGVEGSRPAPTLYRAAGCEQCDFQGYHGRIAIMELLRLDADIDELIAHRGTAREIHNMALTKGYRPLAEDGLRRVLDGLTSLEEVARVVDLTERM, from the coding sequence ATGAATTCACCGACTCCTCATCGCCGTCCCATCGGCCAGATCCTGATCTCGCAGAGCGTGATCAGCGAGGATCAGTTGCGCATCGCGCTGCTGGAACAGATGAAGTCCAACCAGCCGGTCGGCCGGTTACTCGTCTCGCTCGGCTTCGTTTCGGAAGCGACCCTCCGAGATGCCCTGGGCGAGTCGCTCGGCCAGAAGTCGGTCGACCTGGAACGCGCCATCGTCGACCCGGCGGCGCTACGCCTGGTGCCGCGCGAGATAGCCAAGCGCCACAACCTGCTGCCGATGGATTATTCGGCCGATCCGTACCGGCTCACCGTCGCCATTTCGGATACCAACAACATCGTCGCCCTCGACAAGCTGCGCGCCCTGGTGCCGCACGACCTGCTGATCGAGACCCTGCTGGCCGGAGAATCGGAAATCGCCCGCGCCATCGACCAGTACTATGGGCACGAACTGTCGATCGACGGCATCCTGCACGAGATCGAGACCGGCGAGATCGACTACCGCAGTCTGTCCGCATCGCTGGACGAATACAGCCAGCCGGTGGTGCGGCTGGTGGATGCCCTGCTGACCGACGCCGTCAAGCGCGAGGCCTCGGATATCCACTTCGAGCCGGAAGCCAACTTCCTGCGCATCCGCTACCGCATCGACGGCCTGCTGCGCCAGATCCGCGCCCTGCACAAGTCCTACTGGGCGGCGATGGCGGTGCGCATCAAGGTCATGAGCGGCATGAACATCGCCGAGACCCGGGCGCCCCAGGACGGCCGCATCTCGCTCAACATCAGCGGCCGCATGGTCGACTTCCGCGCCAGCGCCCAGCCGACCATCCACGGCGAGAACATCGTCCTGCGCATCCTCGATCGCCAGAAGGGCATCGTGTCCCTCGACCAGATCGGCCTCGACGAATCCAAGCTCGACCTTCTCAAGCTGATGCTTGCCCGTCCGGAAGGCATCATCCTGGTGACCGGCCCCACCGGCAGCGGCAAGACGACGACGCTCTACTCGGTGCTCAACCACATCAATGCGGAGGGCATCAACATCATGACCCTCGAAGATCCGGTCGAGTACCCGATGACCATGATCCGCCAGACGTCGGTGGCCGAGGCGGCCAAGCTCGACTTCGCCAACGGCATCCGCTCGATGATGCGCCAGGATCCGGACGTGATCCTGGTCGGCGAGATACGGGACGCCGACACCGCCGAGATGGCTTTCCGCGCCGCCATGACCGGCCACCAGGTCTATTCGACGCTGCACACAAACTCCTCGATCGGCGCCATTCCGCGCCTGCTCGACATCGGCATCCTGCCCGACATCATGGCCGGCAACATCATCGGCGTCATTGCCCAGCGCCTGGTGCGCAGGCTCTGCCTCCATTGCCGCAAGCCCTATCCGGCCGAGGCCCACGAGCGCCGGCTGCTCGGCGTGGAGGGCTCGCGCCCGGCGCCCACCCTCTATCGCGCCGCCGGTTGCGAGCAATGCGACTTCCAGGGCTACCATGGACGCATCGCCATCATGGAACTGCTGCGGCTGGACGCCGACATCGACGAACTGATCGCGCATCGCGGCACCGCCCGCGAAATCCACAATATGGCGCTGACCAAGGGCTACCGTCCGCTGGCCGAGGACGGCCTGCGGCGCGTGCTCGACGGCCTCACCTCGCTGGAAGAAGTCGCCCGCGTGGTGGATCTCACGGAACGGATGTAG
- a CDS encoding type II secretion system F family protein — protein sequence MTLYAYKAMNATGRLVLGRMDAINPVDLEMRLKRMELDFINGGPIKQGGIFGGVRITRRELINFCFHLEQMTRAGVPILEGLTDLRDSLENLRFREVIAGMIESIEGGRTLSQAMLEHPQVFDAVFVSLVHAGEGTGNLPDVLKNLVESLKWQDELAAHTKKIVMYPSFLGAVVLGVTLFMMMYLVPKMAGFIKNMGQELPLQTKLLIATSDFFVNYWYAVLGVPVLIAAAVAAAVRGNPKARYRFDEFKLRLPWVGEIQRKIILSRFAGVFAMMYASGISILESIRTTEGIVGNAVIREGLERVGEMIAEGQNVTLAFQNVGLFPPLVVRMLRVGENTGALDTALINVSYFYNRDVRESIERVQTMIEPAMTVVVGLILGWVMLSVLGPIYDVITRLKI from the coding sequence ATGACCCTCTACGCCTATAAAGCCATGAACGCCACCGGCCGCCTCGTTCTGGGCCGAATGGACGCCATCAACCCGGTCGACCTGGAAATGCGCTTGAAGCGCATGGAGCTCGATTTCATCAATGGCGGCCCGATCAAGCAAGGCGGCATATTCGGCGGCGTCAGGATTACCCGCCGCGAGCTGATCAATTTCTGCTTTCACCTGGAACAGATGACGCGCGCCGGCGTGCCGATCCTGGAGGGATTGACCGACCTGCGCGACAGCCTGGAGAACCTGCGCTTCCGCGAAGTGATCGCCGGCATGATCGAGAGCATCGAAGGCGGCAGGACGCTTTCCCAGGCGATGCTGGAACACCCGCAGGTCTTCGATGCCGTCTTCGTCAGCCTGGTGCATGCCGGCGAGGGCACCGGCAACCTGCCGGACGTGCTGAAGAACCTGGTCGAATCCCTCAAGTGGCAGGACGAGCTGGCCGCCCATACCAAGAAGATCGTCATGTATCCGAGCTTCCTCGGCGCCGTGGTGCTGGGCGTGACGCTGTTCATGATGATGTACCTGGTGCCGAAAATGGCCGGGTTCATCAAGAACATGGGCCAGGAACTGCCCTTGCAGACCAAGCTCCTGATCGCCACTTCCGACTTCTTCGTCAATTACTGGTACGCGGTGCTCGGCGTTCCCGTCCTGATCGCCGCCGCCGTCGCCGCCGCCGTCCGCGGCAACCCGAAGGCGCGCTACCGTTTCGACGAATTCAAGCTGCGCCTGCCCTGGGTCGGCGAAATCCAGCGCAAGATCATCCTGTCGCGGTTCGCCGGCGTCTTCGCCATGATGTACGCCTCCGGCATCTCCATCCTCGAATCGATCCGCACCACCGAGGGCATCGTCGGCAACGCGGTCATCAGGGAAGGCCTCGAACGGGTCGGCGAAATGATCGCGGAAGGGCAGAACGTCACACTCGCCTTCCAGAACGTCGGCCTCTTCCCGCCGCTGGTGGTGCGCATGCTGCGCGTCGGCGAGAACACCGGGGCGCTGGATACGGCCCTGATCAACGTCAGCTACTTCTACAACCGCGACGTGCGCGAATCGATCGAGCGCGTGCAGACCATGATCGAGCCAGCCATGACGGTGGTGGTCGGCCTCATCCTGGGCTGGGTCATGCTTTCGGTGCTCGGTCCGATCTACGACGTCATCACCAGGCTGAAAATCTGA
- a CDS encoding adenylate/guanylate cyclase domain-containing protein: protein MESSPAPSTPSGFLERLRNAGIEPGDSEDQRLNKSLLVFATGLVSVASMLWLVIYWTLGPQLSATAPFVFQLLLAGNMLFYIQTRNFDFFRVTQLALFLFVPFAVQWSIGNFITASGVILWGLLAPVGAILFFGVRESVAWFFAWAFLTALSGFFDFFLAAETVKLSSGMPVRTSVVFFALNFIAVATIIYMLLRFSIQEKQKMQIRLEEAHKLLQAEQKRSEKLLLNILPGPVAERLKNSEQTIADGFADVTVMFADIVNFTQVAANMSPSQVFSMLNRIFSAFDELAERHGIEKIKTIGDAYMGAGGLNDGIAEYTAAIADLAIAMRDLLHRDFAVNASHLEMRIGIGTGPIVAGVVGKKKFIYDLWGDTVNIASRITAEGVPGMIQCDPVTYRRLCDRFEFHEPQTIYLKGKGNMVVYRLIGRKPASA, encoded by the coding sequence ATGGAATCCAGCCCCGCCCCCAGCACCCCTTCCGGCTTTCTCGAACGCCTGCGCAACGCCGGCATCGAGCCGGGCGACAGCGAGGATCAGCGCCTCAACAAGTCGCTGCTGGTGTTCGCCACCGGTCTCGTCAGCGTCGCCTCGATGCTCTGGCTGGTGATCTACTGGACGCTCGGCCCGCAGTTGTCGGCGACGGCGCCCTTCGTCTTCCAGCTCCTGCTGGCCGGCAACATGCTGTTCTACATCCAGACGCGCAACTTTGACTTCTTCCGCGTCACCCAGCTCGCCCTGTTCCTGTTCGTGCCCTTCGCGGTGCAATGGAGCATCGGCAACTTCATCACCGCCAGCGGCGTCATCCTCTGGGGACTGCTGGCGCCAGTGGGGGCGATCCTCTTCTTCGGCGTGCGCGAATCGGTGGCATGGTTCTTCGCCTGGGCGTTTCTCACGGCACTGTCGGGCTTCTTCGATTTCTTCCTCGCCGCAGAAACCGTCAAGCTGTCTTCCGGCATGCCCGTGCGCACCAGCGTCGTCTTCTTCGCCCTCAACTTCATCGCCGTGGCGACGATCATTTATATGCTGTTGCGTTTCTCGATCCAGGAGAAGCAGAAGATGCAAATCCGGCTGGAGGAAGCCCACAAGCTCCTTCAGGCCGAACAGAAACGCTCGGAAAAGCTGCTGCTCAACATCCTGCCCGGCCCCGTTGCCGAGCGCCTGAAGAACTCCGAGCAGACCATCGCCGACGGTTTCGCCGACGTCACGGTGATGTTCGCCGACATCGTCAATTTCACCCAGGTCGCGGCGAATATGTCGCCCAGCCAGGTGTTCTCGATGCTGAACCGCATCTTCTCCGCCTTCGACGAACTGGCCGAGCGCCATGGCATCGAGAAGATCAAGACCATCGGCGATGCCTACATGGGCGCGGGCGGCCTGAATGACGGGATCGCGGAATACACCGCCGCCATCGCCGATTTGGCTATCGCCATGCGCGACCTGCTGCATCGGGACTTCGCGGTCAATGCCTCGCATCTTGAAATGCGCATCGGCATCGGTACCGGCCCCATCGTGGCCGGCGTCGTCGGCAAAAAGAAATTCATCTACGATCTATGGGGCGACACGGTCAACATCGCGAGTCGAATCACCGCCGAGGGCGTGCCGGGCATGATCCAGTGCGACCCCGTCACCTACCGCCGTCTGTGCGACCGCTTCGAATTCCACGAGCCCCAGACCATCTATCTCAAGGGCAAGGGCAACATGGTCGTCTACCGGTTGATAGGTCGCAAACCGGCCTCCGCCTGA
- a CDS encoding heavy metal response regulator transcription factor yields the protein MKILVVEDEPKIGDYLRQGLIEAGFVVDLARDGPDGLHLGATGHYDLAILDVMLPGLSGWQVLEGFRKAGKEMPVLFLTARDRVEDRVRGLESGADDYLVKPFAFAELLARVRTLLRRGGRGKEPETLRAADLELDLLRRRATRGGRRVDLTAKEFALLELLLRRRGEVLPRSLIASQVWDMNFDSDTNVIDVAVRRLRAKVDEGFEPKLIRTVRGMGYVLEDNSD from the coding sequence ATGAAAATCCTGGTGGTCGAGGACGAGCCGAAGATCGGCGATTATCTGAGGCAGGGCTTGATCGAGGCCGGTTTCGTCGTCGATTTGGCGCGCGATGGCCCCGACGGCCTGCATCTGGGCGCGACCGGTCACTACGACCTGGCGATCCTCGATGTGATGCTGCCCGGGCTTTCAGGCTGGCAAGTGCTCGAAGGGTTCCGCAAGGCGGGTAAGGAAATGCCGGTGCTGTTCCTCACCGCCCGTGACCGCGTCGAGGATCGGGTCAGGGGGCTGGAGTCGGGCGCCGACGATTATCTCGTCAAGCCCTTCGCCTTCGCCGAACTGCTTGCCCGCGTGCGCACGCTGCTGCGCCGGGGTGGGCGTGGCAAGGAACCGGAAACCCTTCGGGCGGCGGACCTGGAGCTCGATCTGCTGCGCCGCCGGGCGACGCGCGGCGGAAGGCGCGTCGACCTCACCGCCAAGGAGTTCGCCCTGCTGGAACTGCTGCTGCGCCGCCGCGGCGAAGTGCTGCCGCGCTCGCTGATCGCCTCGCAGGTCTGGGACATGAACTTCGATTCGGACACCAACGTCATCGATGTGGCCGTGCGCCGCCTGCGCGCCAAGGTGGATGAGGGCTTCGAGCCAAAGCTCATCCGCACCGTGCGCGGCATGGGCTACGTACTGGAGGACAACTCCGATTGA
- a CDS encoding heavy metal sensor histidine kinase yields MNAGRKSITLRLTLLFAAASTAVLLALGLVVGDTVDRHFVEQDMAAMNGRMQIAAHLLAGARSPGDLAALRQHLESEMAASHHGLGGMAVAVLSGEDGAQTIIRTPGVDFPANLLDRSRIADAPRVWHRGEQPWRGIAAPLPTGIDGWPPALVALAIDISHHERFMASFRRTLWLFVAIAAMLTGFLGWAAVRRGLMPLSALRREAAAVTASRLDRRLPAESVPAELAELAETLNDMLARLEDSFRRLSDFSGDIAHELRTPLSNLMTQTQVALARARSADEYREVLASNAEEYEHLAHMIGDMLFLAQADHGLVVPNREPVDLAAQVRELFDFYEALAEEKGVRLSLEGKGEVPGDRLMLRRAIGNLLANAIRHTPTGGGICVRIEVAGNGAVILSVENTGETIPPEHLPRLFDRFYRADPSRRREGEGAGLGLAITRSIARAHGGEITVRSEPEGTRFELRLAK; encoded by the coding sequence TTGAATGCCGGGCGCAAGTCGATCACCCTTCGTCTGACGCTCCTTTTCGCCGCGGCATCGACGGCCGTGCTGCTCGCGCTGGGCCTCGTGGTCGGCGACACGGTCGACCGGCACTTCGTCGAGCAGGACATGGCGGCGATGAACGGCCGTATGCAGATAGCCGCACACCTGCTGGCCGGCGCTCGCTCGCCCGGCGACCTCGCGGCCCTCCGGCAGCATCTTGAAAGCGAGATGGCCGCCTCGCACCACGGCCTCGGCGGGATGGCCGTCGCCGTCCTGTCGGGCGAGGACGGCGCGCAAACCATCATCAGGACGCCCGGCGTCGACTTCCCCGCAAACCTGCTGGACCGTTCGAGGATCGCCGACGCGCCGCGGGTCTGGCACCGGGGCGAACAACCCTGGCGCGGCATCGCCGCACCGCTGCCGACGGGGATCGATGGCTGGCCGCCCGCCCTCGTCGCCTTGGCCATCGACATCAGCCACCACGAGCGGTTCATGGCCTCGTTCCGCCGCACGCTGTGGCTGTTCGTCGCCATCGCCGCCATGCTGACCGGCTTTCTCGGCTGGGCCGCCGTGCGGCGCGGACTGATGCCTCTTTCCGCGCTGCGGCGCGAGGCGGCGGCGGTGACGGCAAGCCGGCTCGATCGCCGCCTGCCGGCGGAATCCGTCCCCGCCGAGCTGGCCGAGCTGGCCGAAACCCTGAACGACATGCTCGCCCGCCTGGAAGACTCCTTCCGCCGGCTTTCCGACTTTTCGGGCGATATCGCCCACGAACTGCGCACGCCGCTCAGCAACCTGATGACCCAGACCCAGGTGGCGCTTGCCCGGGCGCGCAGCGCGGACGAGTATCGCGAGGTGCTGGCCTCTAACGCGGAGGAATACGAGCACCTGGCGCACATGATCGGCGACATGCTCTTTCTCGCGCAGGCTGACCACGGCCTGGTCGTGCCAAACCGCGAACCGGTCGACCTCGCCGCGCAGGTGCGTGAGCTGTTCGATTTTTACGAGGCGCTGGCGGAGGAAAAGGGCGTGCGCCTGTCGCTGGAGGGCAAAGGAGAAGTGCCCGGCGATCGGCTCATGCTGCGCCGCGCGATCGGCAACCTGCTCGCCAACGCCATCCGTCACACGCCCACCGGCGGCGGGATATGCGTCCGCATCGAAGTGGCCGGAAACGGCGCGGTGATCTTGTCTGTGGAGAACACGGGCGAAACGATCCCGCCGGAACATCTGCCGCGGCTGTTCGACCGCTTTTACCGCGCCGATCCCTCGCGGCGCCGCGAGGGCGAAGGCGCCGGCCTCGGCCTGGCCATCACCCGCTCAATCGCCCGTGCCCACGGCGGAGAAATCACCGTCCGCTCCGAACCGGAGGGCACCCGCTTCGAATTGCGGCTCGCAAAATAG